In Marmota flaviventris isolate mMarFla1 chromosome 15, mMarFla1.hap1, whole genome shotgun sequence, a single window of DNA contains:
- the Rbis gene encoding ribosomal biogenesis factor: MGKNKSRGQKSRNVFHIASQKNFKAKNKAKPVTTNLKKINIVNNEKVNRVNKAFVNIQKELAHFSRGLSLEPLQKELSLQHHENEPVNVDEATRLMAQL, translated from the exons ATGGGCAAGAACAAATCAAGAGGGCAGAAGTCCCGGAATGTATTTCACATAGCCAGCCAAAAAAACTTTAAggctaaaaacaaagcaaaaccagtTACTACTAATCTTAAGAAG ataaacaTTGTGAATAATGAAAAAGTTAACCGAGTGAATAAAGCTTTTGTGAACATACAGAAGGAACTTGCACACTTCTCAAGAGGCCTTTCTCTGGAACCTCTCCAGAAAGAACTG AGTCTTCAGCATCATGAAAATGAACCAGTTAATGTTGATGAAGCTACAAGATTAATGGCTCAGTTGTAA